GGTCTTTTGTACTTCTCCAACAACTTGCGCAGCTTCGTCTTGGACGATTCGGTATCGGAACAATACGCCGTCAAAGACATTTCCAAACAATCCGTTCCCGACGATTTCCGCAACAAGAAAATCCATCAGTGTTGGGAAATCAGACATAAATAACCGCCCTCTTCCAATTATTTTGAACTGATTACACACCATGCCCAAACCGCTCATCATCCGCTGGCTCGTCGTCTGCCTGATACCCTTGGCGACGCTTGCCGTTTTCGCCGTCAATCCGCCCGAAGATGCGGCGCAACACTTAATCAACGGCATCATCCTTGCCTGCGAAGCGACGTTTCTGTTCAAATTCGTCCTTTTCGACACCATCAAGCATCATCTTAAGCAAGAGTTTGATTTGAAACGTCAAACCATGCTGCTGTTTATCCCAATCGTTTTGCTGATTGTGTATTTGTTCCACTATTTCGGCGCGTTTTAGTTTTGAAAAGGTCGTCTAAAACCGATTTCAGACGACCTCGAGTCTTTTATGAATACACACGCTTTTCCTGTTTGTTGGATTTTTTGCAACGTCATCGACAATTTCGGCGACATCGGCGTTTCCTTGCGGCTTGCCCGTGTTTTGCACCGTGAACTCGGTTGGCAGGTGCATTTGTGGACGGACGATGTGTCCGCCTTGCGTGCGCTTTGTCCCGATTTGCCCGACGTTCCCTGCGTTCATCAGGATATTCATGTCCGCACTTGGCATGCTGAAGTGGCGGATATTAATAATGCGCCTGTTCCCGATAATGTCATCGAAACTTTCGCCTGTGATCTGCCTGAAAATGTGTTGCACATCATCCGCCAACACAAGCCGCTTTGGCTGAATTGGGAATATTTGAGCGCGGAAGAAAGCAATGAAAGGCTGCACCTGATGCCTTCACCGCAGGAGGGTGTTCAAAAATATTTTTGGTTTATGGGTTTCAGCGAAAAAAGCGGCGGGCTGATACGCGAACGCGATTACCGTGATGCCGTCCGTTTCGATACCAAAGCCTTGCGAGAGCGGCTGATGTTGCCCGAAAAAAATGCCCCCGAATGGCTGCTTTTCGGCTATCGGAGCGATGTTTGGGCAAAATGGCTGGACATGTGGCAACAGGTAGGCAGCCCGATAACCCTGCTGCTGGCAGGTACGCAAATCATCGACAGCCTCAAACAAAGCGGCGTCATTCCGCAAAACGCCCTGCAAAACGACGGCGATGTTTTTCAGACGACCTCTGTCCGCCTCGTCAAAATCCCTTTCGTGCCGCAACAGGATTTCGACAAACTGCTGCACCTCGCCGACTGCGCCGTGATACGCGGCGAAGACAGTTTCGTCCGCGCCCAGCTTGCCGGCAAATCCTTCTTTTGGCACATCTACCCGCAAGACGAGAATGTCCATCTCGACAAACTCCACGCCTTTTGGGATAAGGCACACGGCTTCTACACGCCCGAAACCGCCTCGGCACACCGCCGCCTTTCAGACGACCTCAACGGCGGAGAGGCATTATCCGCCACACAACGCCTCGAATGTTGGCAAATCCTGCAACAACACCAAAACGACTGGCGGCAAGGCGCGGAGGACTGGAGCCGTCATCTTTTTAAGCAACCTTCCGCCCCCGAAAAACTCGCCGCCTTTATTTCAAAGCTTAAAAAAATACGCTAAAATAGCGCGTTTATTTACAACCGATTTGATTGGACAATACATGAAAACAGCACAAGAACTGCGCGCCGGCAACGTATTCATGGTCGGCAACGATCCTATGGTCGTTCAAAAAACCGAATACATCAAAGGCGGCCGCTCTTCCGCCAAAGTCAGCATGAAACTGAAAAACCTGCTGACCGGTGCCGCTTCCGAAACCATTTACAAAGCCGACGACAAATTCGACGTCGTCATCCTGTCCCGCAAAAACTGTACTTACAGCTACTTTGCCGACCCTATGTACGTCTTCATGGACGAAGAATTCAACCAATACGAAATCGAAGCCGACAACATCGGCGATGCGTTGAAATTCATCGTTGACGGCATGGAAGACCAATGCGAAGTAACCTTCTACGAAGGCAACCCCATTTCTGTCGAGCTGCCTACCATCATCGTACGCGAAGTTGAATACACCGAGCCTGCCGTTAAAGGCGATACTTCCGGCAAAGTGATGAAAACCGCGCGTCTGGTCGGCGGCACTGAAATCCAAGTGATGTCTTACATCGAAAACGGCGACAAAGTCGAAATCGATACCCGTACCGGCGAATTCCGCAAACGCGCTTAAGCATCAGCTTCGGTTCAAGATAAAAGGTCGTCTGAAAAGTTTCAGACGACCTTTTATCTATTTTTACAACCATCGTTCTGCAAGTTGCCCGGATTTGCCGCATTGCCCCGCAAAACGCCCTTTCCAAGCCGTTTTTATGCTAAAATTCGAGCTAATTTTTGCCATACGAAATAAAGAAAACCATGACCGACGCAACTATCCGCAACGACCATAAATTCGCACTCGAAACCCTGCCCGTCAGCCTTGAAGACGAAATGCGCAAAAGCTATCTCGATTACGCCATGAGCGTGATTGTCGGCCGCGCGCTGCCCGATGTGCGCGACGGTTTGAAGCCGGTGCACCGCCGCGTGCTTTACGCCATGCACGAGCTGAAAAACAACTGGAATGCCGCCTACAAAAAATCGGCGCGTATCGTCGGCGACGTCATCGGTAAATACCATCCGCACGGCGATTCCGCGGTTTACGACACCATCGTGCGCATGGCGCAGGATTTTTCGATGCGCTACGTCTTAATCGACGGTCAGGGCAACTTCGGTTCGGTTGACGGCGACGGCGCCGCGGCCATGCGTTATACCGAAATCCGCATGGCGAAAA
Above is a window of Neisseria mucosa DNA encoding:
- the earP gene encoding elongation factor P maturation arginine rhamnosyltransferase EarP produces the protein MNTHAFPVCWIFCNVIDNFGDIGVSLRLARVLHRELGWQVHLWTDDVSALRALCPDLPDVPCVHQDIHVRTWHAEVADINNAPVPDNVIETFACDLPENVLHIIRQHKPLWLNWEYLSAEESNERLHLMPSPQEGVQKYFWFMGFSEKSGGLIRERDYRDAVRFDTKALRERLMLPEKNAPEWLLFGYRSDVWAKWLDMWQQVGSPITLLLAGTQIIDSLKQSGVIPQNALQNDGDVFQTTSVRLVKIPFVPQQDFDKLLHLADCAVIRGEDSFVRAQLAGKSFFWHIYPQDENVHLDKLHAFWDKAHGFYTPETASAHRRLSDDLNGGEALSATQRLECWQILQQHQNDWRQGAEDWSRHLFKQPSAPEKLAAFISKLKKIR
- the efp gene encoding elongation factor P; the encoded protein is MKTAQELRAGNVFMVGNDPMVVQKTEYIKGGRSSAKVSMKLKNLLTGAASETIYKADDKFDVVILSRKNCTYSYFADPMYVFMDEEFNQYEIEADNIGDALKFIVDGMEDQCEVTFYEGNPISVELPTIIVREVEYTEPAVKGDTSGKVMKTARLVGGTEIQVMSYIENGDKVEIDTRTGEFRKRA